CCCAAACAAAAGGAGGTCAAGAATATCAGATGTTCAGCTAAGTGTTGGTGACACGCTTAAGGTATTAGGGGCATCAGCACCTAGATTGACGCGGAAGGGTATACAACCATTTCTGAGGTAAGTATCATGTAAGTGAATTTTCTCGTACGTTTTCAAAGAGTTACATAGTGTCTTCAACGTACATTAGAATCGCTCGCTTTGAATCAAAACAGAGTACATCAATTATGATTACCCAGACAACTGCGTAAAAGCAGCTGAGCTGTGACGTCCCTGACGCATGGAATTGAAACCAATTCATGTTATTTATGAAAAACGATAACGCAATAATTAGGAATCGTTTGTTGCTGTATATATCTTAAGAGCTTAAGTCAAACACCCCCACATGTTTCATGGTTTGCTCACAAAATTAATGCTGATGATAACGGATGAACCCCTCCCCCATCCCACACGCCCACCCAACACACCCCATACACCCCCCCTACACGCCCACACAAACAAGTGATTGCTCATCTTATTTTTAAGCTTGCAGAAAAATCATCGTGAATTTGCGCTGTCGCCAGACTTCAAAGGACAGTTTCAAGCAATTGAAGTTGACAAATATAAGATTGCACAGATTCTGGAAAAGTTCTCTCTCCCACAGAAGATTTTCATTGTAAAACCTGAGGAACATAGTAAAACGTTATTAAGCATACTGCCGTCAATTAACAGAAGAGGGACGGGAAGTTTCTTAGCCAAGCGGGAAGGTGTTGACGAATACGTCAGTGGTGTAGATATGTCTGGCCAAAATGCAGTCATTATTCACGTAGACGCCGCCGTTGAATTTTGTTCGCCTCCGTTGAATGTTAAAATCGTCAATAACCAGCTTCAGACGACTGGAACAGATCTTATTGTAGATCAGGTGATACGCGAAGAAAGCGATCAACTTGTGATATGCAAACCATGGGAACAGGTTTTCAGAGATCCTCCACCAATTCTTGCCATTCAGCGTCCGCATCAGTCCACAGGTATGTACAAGTTCGGCTATAGTATAAACTGATAGGTTTTGTGTCTTTGTACGACAAAGGAAACAGTTAACATTAAAGAAAAATGTTTTAACCCCGTTTGGTCATTAATACATAAATATCATAAAGCCTTGAGTTTGTACTTTTGTTGTATATCTTGGGAGGGAGATGgcgagagggagagagagatagCGATCCCTATTTATAAACAAGCGATTAGACAAGTAATTTTGAATTATGATAGAAGTAATTCGGTTGTCTtatagggagagagagagagagaaagagggaagagtgggagagggagagagagagagttagaGAGAGAGAGTTAGAGAGAGAGATGTGAGAGGGAGAGAGCGACTCCTATTTATAAATAAGCGATAATGTAGAagtaatttttaacattttgatagaAATGATTCGGTTTACCTGTATTGCTATATTGTTCTGTTTATCAGAAGACAACGCCGTAAGAGCATTTAATGACGAAGGGAACGATGAGAGATTATCTGAAGCAAGTTTGAATTCGGATGGTTATTTGAAGATACCTTGCGAACTTGTTGACGATGCTAGTACAGATGACAACATATCTATTGATTCTGGTTCCGATGGTTATGAGAGAATACCACCACTATATCGGGATCAGTCCGCAGGTATGTACACGTTTGCATAATAGGATAAACTGATAAGTTGTGTGTGTTTCATGACAAAGAAAGCAATTAATATTAAAGGAAAATGTTTTAATCCCGTTTGGTCATTAATACATAAATATACCATAAAGCCTTGAGTTTGTACTTTTGCTGCATATCTTGGGAGAGAGATGGCGAGctatggagagagagagagagatagagatcTCTATTTATAAATAAGCGATTATGTAAAAGTAATTAATTTGAATTATGATAGAAGTAATTCAGTTGTCCTATATATTGCTATTCTGTTTACAGAAGACAACGCCTCAGTGACAGTTAATGATGAAGGGAACGATGAGAGATTTTCTGAAGCAAGTTTGGATTCGGAAGGTTATTTGAAGATACCTTGCGAACTTGTTGACGATAGTAGTAAAGATGACAACATATCTATTGATTCTGGCTCCGATGGTTATGAGAGAATACCACCACTATATCTGGGTCAGTCCGCAGGTATGTACAAGTTTGTATAAAGGATAAACTGATATGTTTTATGTGTTTCATGACCAAGGAAAAAGTTAACATTAAAGGGAAATGTTTTAATCCCGTTTGGTCATCAATACATAAATTTGCCATAAAGCCTTGAGTTTGTACTTTTGTTGCAAATCTTGGGTTGGGAGGGAGATGacgagaaggagagagagagatagagatcCCTATTTATAAATAAGCGATTATGTAGAATTTTGAATTATGATAGAAGTAATTCGGTTGTTTTTATATATTGCTATTCTGTTTACAGAAGACAACGCCTTAGGGGCAGTTAATGATGAAAGGAACGACGAGAGATTTTCTGAAGCAAGCTTGGATTCGTATGGTTATAAGAAGAAGATGCTTTTGGACGATGCTAGTTCTGATGACAACATATCTATTGATTCTGGTTCCGATGGTTATGAGAGAATACCAGCACTATATCGGAGTGCCGATAGTGTCAACAAAGATGTATGTCATGATGTCATTTGTACTGTTTTAAGCTTATTACAGTTTCTTATGCCGCATTATAATCTGTAACTCAACCTTTTATCGTATACATACAAGATAGGTAGCTccaggtgtcccataaaaaggaaACATATAGAAAATGAACGgtatgaaccgcattttgtgatggtacaacataacaatgtcattttttcagatattatttattcattcttcGTTTAATTGACTGCTATAACTAAGCTAGTTTCAACTCCGTACCTTAAGCGCAAGATGATAGGcatgtcaagagtggctaaccattaAAATATTACACAACGGAGGTTGAACACAAAGacacctttgttttcatattttttctttattgttttcatttttcgCTTGTTTTTTAATGGTTGAACCATCTCGatggttgaacttattgcacaaaatcgCTGCTGTGTTATATAGGCATACGCTAAGAATATTGTAGACTTCTGACTGAAATCTAGAAATAAAACTGAATGAGCTTTATTTCATCAGAAGATTTTTTTTTACGTTGCCCGAAAAAAATGTGGGTCAAAAACACGTTTTATTAAGAGgggggattttctcaaaaatccTAAATGCCTAAatatgacctcacagatgaatttgtcaagtctttgccattctaaatatatatacttttatataatttaGAACAACAATGTTGCAGTTATGAGGCACAAacatttccataattccagggttaagaccaatctTAAAAATAAGTCCATGTTATGGTAATGTTATGGTAATTGAATCACTTATCAATGCAGACCCTGTCATGTTCTTGAGCTTTTCCCAAATGTATACAAGTTGCAGAGTAATACATTTATTTTGTCACTTGCACTACTTTTTTTAAGCATTGTTTACAAACAAATTGTCACCTACAGGCGTTACCAAAGGAATCAAAGTCTGAACAAGTCACTGTCAAGCAGATTGACCCAAAATACGGGGAGGGGTCTTCGAGTGTCATCCAATCAGGATTTAGTGACTATTCTTCGACCTACAATATACATGCATCCAAAGATAACTCATCAGGTAAACCTAAGCTGTCGGCGAAACCCAAGATTCCCAGCAAACCGAAGCTTCCTCTACGCACCTTGTCGATTCAAGGACACGAAGAGGCAAGCGAATTATCAGAGGTAAGTGTCCACAAGCTAATCGTCGGTGTCAGAGTCCACGATTTTGGTCTTAATTTGGCGATTCTTTGTCAAATATTAATAGTaccaactgtcaggaaagttttctggtcattgtaagccaaactaatgaggtaggGAGTATAATGAAGGAAAACTCACGTACTAGGGAATTAAAGTCataaattatgactttaattcaaactttTTTGTAACATTAATATAAAAGGGTGATCCATTTGAAAGGTGATTTAGTAGTTGAAAAGGACAGTCACTGTCAGACTTGGCTTTGACTCTTAGATTGATatttcaatctattcaaaatattataaatctCTTGCTGAAAAGGAAACGATTTCATAATCAATAATCCTTCCTTCACAAGTATCTCTCAAGACAAACGATTGTGATGATTATTTGCGACGTTGGAAACattgtttatttcaaaaattatgtACACATGATGTATAATGTATATCTTTTCTCATGTGCTGTTTCTTATTTAATTTGTATTCAATTTCTTTTTCATAAGGAGGAGCAGACTATCATTAAAACACATAAAACAGACGATGAAAAAGAGATGTATCTACAGAAACATCAGCCACATGCTGAGAGAGTAACCTCGACATCCGAAGACTCTTGTTGCACAACGGTAAATTGGTATTAAAGATATTCAAGACAATATTCAAGACATCATGTATATAGCATATAGAGGGATTCCCAGTTTTGTTTCACATTATGATTACCGAAAATTAGGTTTTAAGAAGCCATTCAAAAGGAAAAGGCAGCAAAAATCTATCTCAAGGCTATCTCAttcaagaaaaagaaaaactTCTGAAGCCGATGTGAATTCCTGAggaattttcattattttacatAATGCACGTTCTACTTATTTCTCTCCTACGCATAGACAAATTTCCTGAATTTTTACCATGCTATACTCCTACATAATTGGTAGCTCGCGGGTAGTAATCagtttc
The Amphiura filiformis chromosome 3, Afil_fr2py, whole genome shotgun sequence DNA segment above includes these coding regions:
- the LOC140147413 gene encoding uncharacterized protein; protein product: MAEGINPSEGSRVKHDKIALFKLIATNRLPLVAKVANTTVSCRNDAGRLVVGESYRLQHLLYVPKVTLRVLHSTRRNEGNSSVSDEGKPPLELSIPKDYQGPFQVLPFDTDMSEDMDVTDVIKFMPKFIKVVKVDPNKRRSRISDVQLSVGDTLKVLGASAPRLTRKGIQPFLSLQKNHREFALSPDFKGQFQAIEVDKYKIAQILEKFSLPQKIFIVKPEEHSKTLLSILPSINRRGTGSFLAKREGVDEYVSGVDMSGQNAVIIHVDAAVEFCSPPLNVKIVNNQLQTTGTDLIVDQVIREESDQLVICKPWEQVFRDPPPILAIQRPHQSTEDNAVRAFNDEGNDERLSEASLNSDGYLKIPCELVDDASTDDNISIDSGSDGYERIPPLYRDQSAEDNASVTVNDEGNDERFSEASLDSEGYLKIPCELVDDSSKDDNISIDSGSDGYERIPPLYLGQSAEDNALGAVNDERNDERFSEASLDSYGYKKKMLLDDASSDDNISIDSGSDGYERIPALYRSADSVNKDALPKESKSEQVTVKQIDPKYGEGSSSVIQSGFSDYSSTYNIHASKDNSSGKPKLSAKPKIPSKPKLPLRTLSIQGHEEASELSEEEQTIIKTHKTDDEKEMYLQKHQPHAERVTSTSEDSCCTTGERDIFC